GATGACGCTCCCTGATGTAGGTCGCTCCAGCAGATTCACTGTACGGAGCAACGTGCTTTTCCCTGCGCCGGAAAAACCGATGACGCCGAAGATATCTCCTTTTTCTACGGTTAACGTCACGCCCTTGAGTGCGTTGATCCTCTTGCCGCCACTTTCAAACGTTTTGCCCACTTGCAAAAACTCGATCATACGTTCCTTTGGTGCCCGTTCGATGTCCTCCTGCCGAAGGGAAATGTCTGTCTGCACAAGCAAGCTCGATTGGATTCCCACTATGTTTCCTCCTCGGCTTTCATTTGTTGATTAAATATGATTCGAGGCGATCCAGCTCAGTGTGGAGCAATGCCTCATACTTTCCTTCTCCCCCGATTTCGACTACGGGGATCAGACGCGATCCATATTTGACCTCCAGTACATCACGCAATACGTCTTTGCCTTCCACATCGATCCATTCATAAGGGTGGTTATGCGCCTCCAGAACCGCCTTTACATTTGCGCAAAACGAGCACCCGTTTCTCCCCCACAACACGACTTTTTGCTGCGTAGCCATCTGCTTCTCCTCCATCTCCTCATCGTACTTCCGCCACTAGAAAACTTGGCTACGCCGTGATTAGGTCGTAGCTTTGTTGCACTTGTACTGAATAGGAATCTT
This is a stretch of genomic DNA from Brevibacillus choshinensis. It encodes these proteins:
- a CDS encoding glutaredoxin family protein, whose product is MATQQKVVLWGRNGCSFCANVKAVLEAHNHPYEWIDVEGKDVLRDVLEVKYGSRLIPVVEIGGEGKYEALLHTELDRLESYLINK